A window of Ptychodera flava strain L36383 chromosome 1, AS_Pfla_20210202, whole genome shotgun sequence contains these coding sequences:
- the LOC139141197 gene encoding uncharacterized protein: MVGAVNDDYDDGGDVDDDSSDGSEDELEFDRLASQGSVISKEVEDKAPGSTSSSLELTATTPTRPNDPENNKIELNYREIITNLTKEMPTNTKRQMKRNEILEIFLNSDKFPQTNSFCDMIASHIQDVLNPKHQASTKELTAMCRSYNRFVSSIECRDVMCVLLGHEPDSDEYGTCVYLADAIKAAVLRDYAQNITRKQEQVPQNRCSDTSDHGLSKLRYLGGRCLAKTKHAVTKAVKHNLYNRNRQKYMTSKNQLELLESLNVTEVDIIEKTSDKSSLEETLRRQNARRSLTHISDACFEFFKLIERKRTELENLETFHLYGGSVITRTERQLLEDTELKNTWSKLFPHGCSSDTTYLYTDIICRFLRVASNQFRKHLVVKLGKKTTSAHRTEIQKRKDSSTENSINNTDQKKKTLYEKLKSVKLAAKGKESVRENQHQRKDE, from the exons ATGGTAGGAGCCGtcaatgatgattatgatgatggtggtgatgttGACGATGATAGTAGCGATGGTAGTGAAGATGAGTTGGAGTTCGACCGTCTTGCAAGTCAAG GATCAGTGATTTCCAAAGAGGTTGAAGACAAAGCACCAGGTTCTACATCTTCGAGTCTGGAACTAACAGCGACGACACCCACGCGTCCAAACGATcctgaaaacaacaaaattgaattaaaTTATCGTGAAATAATAACTAATCTCACGAAAGAAATGCCAACAAATACAAAAAGACAAATGAAACGGAATGAGATTTTAGAAATATTTCTCAATTCAGACAAGTTTCCTCAAACAAATTCATTCTGTGATATGATCGCATCTCATATTCAAGATGTATTAAATCCAAAGCATCAAGCAAGTACGAAAGAACTGACTGCGATGTGCAGATCATACAACCGGTTCGTGTCATCAATAGAATGCCGCGATGTGATGTGTGTCCTTTTAGGTCACGAGCCAGACTCAGACGAATATGGTACATGTGTGTATTTGGCAGACGCCATCAAAGCGGCCGTGTTAAGAGATTACGCACAGAATATTACAAGAAAACAAGAGCAAGTACCCCAAAATCGCTGTAGTGATACATCCGATCACGGCTTGTCGAAACTACGTTATTTAGGGGGTCGATGTCTTGCTAAAACGAAACACGCGGTAACGAAAGCGGTCAAACACAATTTATACAACAGAAATCGACAGAAATATATGACCTCGAAGAACCAGCTTGAACTTTTAGAATCGTTAAATGTAACAGAAGTGGACATAATAGAGAAGACAAGTGATAAATCTTCCTTAGAAGAAACACTTAGGAGACAGAATGCCAGGCGATCTCTCACTCACATATCTGACgcatgttttgaatttttcaagttGATAGAAAGAAAAAGAACTGAATTGGAAAACCTCGaaacttttcatttgtatggTGGATCCGTGATCACTAGAACCGAAAGACAACTTTTAGAAGACACTGAACTCAAAAACACATGGAGTAAGTTGTTTCCTCATGGATGTTCATCTGACACTACCTATTTATATACCGATATAATATGCAGATTTCTCAGGGTTGCAAGCAATCAATTCCGGAAGCACCTTGTGGTTAAATTAGGCAAGAAAACAACAAGTGCCCACCGCACAGAGATCCAAAAGCGCAAGGATTCCTCGACCGAAAACTCAATCAACAATactgatcaaaaaaaaaaaaccttgtACGAGAAACTGAAAAGCGTAAAATTGGCGGCAAAGGGAAAGGAAAGCGTAAGGGAAAATCAACATCAAAGAAAAGACGAGTAG